Proteins co-encoded in one Arachis hypogaea cultivar Tifrunner chromosome 13, arahy.Tifrunner.gnm2.J5K5, whole genome shotgun sequence genomic window:
- the LOC140177475 gene encoding protein FAR1-RELATED SEQUENCE 9-like, whose translation MYERRRMWANAYLQDKFCAGFRTTSRCEGVNAFVKKFSKTTHTILELVQNLELVVREYRNKELLLHLNSMNSVPVMTTGLTSIEQHAASVYTREVFTDVKKQIVQTVALILISKKRCLNTMVYTVEEYEQPATRIKVAYGRSTGKIHYQCNFWRKNGYPCRHMFFVMKSEHVTTIPDALVLQRWRLNVKSIESYVERWAGTSEAGFLLRHGALHTASHRLFLIGAQKLSLFRKALNGVLTLCRELELEYRAFDNGGGKGR comes from the coding sequence ATGTATGAGAGGAGGAGGATGTGGGCAAATGCGTATCTGCAAGACAAGTTTTGCGCCGGTTTCCGGACAACGTCTCGATGTGAAGGGGTTAATGCCTTTGTAAAAAAGTTCTCGAAGACAACCCACACTATACTTGAGTTGGTTCAGAATTTGGAGTTGGTGGTCCGGGAGTACCGAAACAAGGAATTACTACTCCACTTAAACTCAATGAATTCCGTTCCAGTCATGACCACTGGCTTGACCTCCATTGAGCAACATGCCGCCTCAGTGTATACGAGAGAAGTCTTTACTGATGTCAAGAAACAGATAGTCCAAACTGTAGCCTTGATTCTTATATCCAAGAAAAGGTGCCTTAACACAATGGTCTACACGGTTGAGGAGTACGAGCAGCCAGCTACGAGAATCAAGGTTGCCTATGGCAGGTCCACGGGCAAAATTCACTACCAATGTAACTTTTGGAGGAAGAATGGGTACCCCTGTAGACATATGTTCTTCGTGATGAAGTCCGAACATGTAACTACCATCCCGGATGCACTTGTGTTGCAGAGGTGGCGATTAAACGTGAAGTCCATTGAGAGTTACGTCGAGAGGTGGGCTGGTACCAGTGAGGCGGGGTTTTTGCTGCGACATGGTGCCCTCCACACTGCGTCGCATAGGCTATTCCTAATAGGCGCCCAGAAATTGTCATTATTTAGGAAGGCCCTGAATGGCGTACTTACGCTTTGCCGAGAACTCGAACTGGAGTACAGAGCATTCGATAATGGAGGGGGAAAAGGCCGATAG